From the genome of Uranotaenia lowii strain MFRU-FL chromosome 1, ASM2978415v1, whole genome shotgun sequence, one region includes:
- the LOC129737635 gene encoding uncharacterized protein LOC129737635 yields the protein MLRACTRGHCRQCQHKHHTLLHPVKVNSAPIPNNPHQQQQPHAQDTTTPTNQRSAQSSSYPVSLLSNPPHTTDPLFNTHALPINTYTSIHQVLLSTALARVTDQHGNSLLARALLDSCSEYWFMTTNLYKKLELVEASSFLSVAGIGGSVARSNKRVHATILPGLDADGPTLQQTVFGWVISGRVPNSHQVVPKSVAHPCSNVELRETLTRFWELESCISKSLLSVEESACEEFYNETTFRDDDQRYVVSLPKKGYLIEKLGDSRATALRRLEGLERRFVRDSALKQQYCAFIREYIDMGHMIEVSEEPNQLAYYMPHHPVQKPDSTTTKLRVVFDASCRTSTGISLNDALMVGPVVQDDLLTTVTYGTATAPYPAAAAAAAAVIKKDVYVDDLMTGTDDPEERVQLVSAINILTNSAGFVLRKYCSNSPEVLSNIPSELRDERTTLEVD from the exons atgctccGTGCCTGCACCCGTGGGCATTGCCGTCAGTGTCAACACAAGCATCATACCCTGCTGCATCCAGTGAAAGTGAACAGTGCGCCTATTCCGAATAATCCACAC caacaacaacagccacATGCCCAGGACACGACCACACCTACCAACCAGAGAAGTGCACAATCAAGCTCATACCCAGTATCACTGCTATCAAACCCACCACACACCACAGATCCCCTCTTCAACACACATGCATTACCAATAAACACCTACACCTCAATTCATCAAGTCCTTTTGTCAACCGCCTTGGCGCGCGTTACTGATCAACATGGAAATTCTTTGCTGGCAAGAGCACTTCTTGACTCGTGCTCAGAATATTGGTTTATGACTACaaatctttataaaaaattggAGCTGGTTGAAGCCTCTAGCTTCCTGTCCGTTGCTGGTATTGGAGGTTCGGTGGCAAGATCCAACAAAAGAGTTCACGCCACTATTCTGCCTGGACTGGACGCGGACGGCCCGACACTTCAGCAGACTGTGTTCGGTTGGGTTATCTCTGGCCGGGTACCCAACAGTCATCAGGTTGTTCCAAAATCTGTTGCCCATCCATGCTCAAATGTTGAGCTTCGAGAGACATTGACAAGATTTTGGGAATTAGAATCCTGCATTTCCAAAAGCTTGTTGTCTGTAGAAGAATCTGCGTGCGAGGAGTTTTACAATGAAACCACTTTCCGAGATGATGATCAACGCTACGTTGTTTCATTGCCCAAGAAAGGATACCTTATCGAAAAACTTGGAGATTCACGAGCCACAGCACTTCGGAGGCTCGAAGGTCTGGAGCGACGTTTTGTGAGGGACTCGGCGTTAAAGCAGCAGTATTGTGCCTTTATTCGGGAATATATCGACATGGGTCACATGATTGAGGTATCAGAAGAACCGAACCAGCTGGCATACTATATGCCCCATCATCCTGTACAGAAACCCGACAGCACCACCACCAAGTTGAGGGTAGTCTTTGATGCGTCGTGCCGAACGTCGACAGGGATTTCTCTAAATGATGCACTTATGGTCGGCCCAGTAGTACAGGACGACCTGCTGACTACGGTTACCTACGGAACTGCTACGGCTCC ttatccagcagcagcagcagcagcagcagcagtgatCAAGAAGGACGTGTATGTCGATGATCTGATGACAGGAACTGATGATCCAGAAGAGCGTGTCCAGCTAGTGTCAGCAATCAACATTTTGACTAACTCAGCCGGATTCGTTCTCCGAAAGTACTGTTCTAATAGTCCTGAAGTATTATCGAATATCCCTTCAGAGCTGCGAGACGAAAGAACAACACTTGAGGTTGATTAA
- the LOC129737636 gene encoding uncharacterized protein LOC129737636, translated as MRGPGEVESEGREKDTHNDEIWEWHIRHFGISRQGSGASKNIIATNLEAHVVTAKSKVAPLEDLARKKKKQSIPRLELSSALLLSHLYDKLRKSIPFTISAYFWTDSMIVQYWLASLPSRWQSFVGNRVSEIHHITKSGI; from the coding sequence ATGAGGGGTCCcggagaagtggaaagtgaggGAAGGGAGAAAGACACTCATAATGACGAGATCTGGGAATGGcatatacgtcacttcggcatATCACGGCAGGGTAGTGGTGcaagcaaaaatattattgcAACAAATTTGGAAGCACATGTCGTCACAGCAAAATCTAAGGTGGCACCCTTAGAAGATTTGGCTCGCAAGAAGAAAAAGCAATCGATTCCCAGATTAGAACTATCATCTGCCCTTCTTTTGTCCCACCTGTACGACAAACTGCGAAAAAGTATTCCGTTCACGATTTCTGCGTATTTTTGGACCGACTCCATGATTGTGCAGTATTGGCTCGCTTCACTTCCATCCCGATGGCAATCATTCGTGGGCAACAGAGTGTCGGAAATACATCACATCACCAAAAGCGGAATTTGA